One Aphidius gifuensis isolate YNYX2018 linkage group LG5, ASM1490517v1, whole genome shotgun sequence genomic region harbors:
- the LOC122856852 gene encoding SIN3-HDAC complex-associated factor, which yields MSSCFHKPKVYRSSTGCCICKAKSSSSRFTDSKKYEDDFMECFKLKERRQGEICNACVLLVKRWKKLPADCNRDWQHVVDARAGPGIKSLTKFKAKNKKKPVIKDTCIEKIEKIVKKKHVYLKPEREQSPQESDEANDEDNTSKSSSRPGTPEDCDDIVVKKRFKRAKRRNIDENLSSPIDWIDLTIYKKTRICCGIIFKGPYGEIIIDQSLFKTCSSCLLRQKNKQQLINTNNSFHSSSVSPPHSVDSATATTTTSTELTKQTGKIFSDSSSDSGYDESSNQGIDGRKNIKISNSNNNSSSINNSCITTTKKLTNILIPPVKKIPIKLIPIKQVEKLTCKSLVSTTKQVNSLVDFAIHTPRQSVTN from the exons atgtcaaGTTGTTTTCATAAACCAAAAGTTTATCGGTCGAGTACTGGATGCTGCATTTGCAAAGCAAAATCCAGCAg ttctCGTTTTActgatagtaaaaaatatgaagatgATTTTATggaatgttttaaattaaaagaaagacGTCAAGGTGAAATATGCAATGCTTGTGTACTTCTTGTAAAACGTTGGAAAAAATTACCAGCTGATTGTAATAGAGACTGGCAGCATGTTGTTGATGCAAGAGCTGGTCCTGGTATTAAATCATTGACAAAATTtaaagctaaaaataaaaaaaaaccagttatTAAAGATAcatgtattgaaaaaattgaaaaaattgttaaaaaaaaacatgtttatttaaaaccaGAACGTGAACAAAGTCCACAAGAAAGTGATGAAGCTAACGATGAAGACAATACAAGTAAAAGTTCAAGTCGTCCTGGTACACCAGAAGACTGTGATGATATTGTcgttaaaaaaagatttaaacgTGCTAAAAGAcgtaatattgatgaaaatttatcatcaccaATTGATTGGATTGACTTGACtatatacaaaaa aaCAAGAATTTGTTGTGGTATTATATTCAAAGGACCATACggtgaaataataattgatcaatcattatttaaaacatgCTCAAGTTGTTTATTACGTCAAAAgaataaacaacaattaattaatactaataattcATTCCATTCATCATCAGTAAGTCCACCACACAGTGTTGattcagcaacagcaacaacaacaacatcaacagaattaacaaaacaaactGGAAAAATATTCAGTGATTCATCATCTGATTCTGGCTATGATGAATCATCTAATCAAGGTATTGATGgacgtaaaaatattaaaattagtaatagtaataataatagtagtagtattaataatagttgtataacaacaactaaaaaattaacaaatatattaataccaccagttaaaaaaataccaattaaattaataccaattaaacaagttgaaaaattaacatgtaaatCATTGGtatcaacaacaaaacaaGTCAATTCACTTGTTGATTTTGCTATTCATACACCAAGACAATCAGtaactaattaa
- the LOC122856811 gene encoding rho GTPase-activating protein 1 isoform X1, with translation MEADYQPSPARGLTGISNDSEDPYPSLSDYHDYEPNLEFDDTELQTTANNAAQLLEEKLDLSSGVTGNVIDYLESPVSDGTIEENFEEALVNAPVIETAEDLAALDEELTDDEDYQDIARLGIVEVVGDDSAGRKVIIVSACKLPSGRDVFNHAKLLRYLTHTLDKFVEQDYSLVYFHHGLTSKNKPSLSWLWQAYKAFDRKYKKNLKALYLVHPTNFIRIAWQIFKPAISVKFGKKMMYVNYLDELAQFINLDQLIIPQQVIDHDEQLMMKNRKTVPKPQTVCHLVPISTTQFGVSLQFIKDNNGGDPIPQIVRQCIEFLDTPDALETEGIFRRSANVKMVKELQNYCNQGLPVDFKGDPHIAAVLLKTFLRELEEPLMTFELYDEISKFQTLSKDERPRKVKILVLEKLPEDNYQLLKYIVQFLSRVMDRCDLNKMTSSNLAVVFGPNLVRAPATVSMSLSAIGPINQFIDFLFAYQDKIFII, from the exons atggaGGCTGATTATCAACCAAGTCCAGCTCGAGGATTGACAG GTATCTCAAATGACAGTGAAGATCCTTATCCAAGTCTCTCTGATTATCACGACTATGAGCCAAATTTAGAGTTTGATGACACTGAATTACAAACAACTGCCAACAAtg cagcACAATTGTTGGAAGAAAAGCTGGATTTGAGTAGTGGAGTTACTGGTAATGTTATAGATTATTTAGAGAGTCCAGTTAGTGATGGtacaattgaagaaaattttgaaGAAGCATTAGTTAATGCTCCAGTCATTGAAACtg ctGAAGATTTAGCAGCACTAGATGAAGAACTAACTGATGATGAAGATTATCAGGATATTGCTAGATTAGGAATTGTTGAAGTTGTTGGTGATGATAGTGCTGGTAGAAAAGTTATAATTGTATCAGCATGTAAATTACCAAGTGGACGTGATGTATTTAATCATGCAAAATTGTTACGTTATTTAACACATacacttgataaatttgttgaacAAGATTATAGCTtagtttattttcatcatggGCTAACatctaaaaataaaccatCATTATCATGGTTATGGCAAGCATATAAAGCATttgatagaaaatataaaaaaaatttaaaagcatTATATCTTGTTCAtccaacaaattttataagaaTTGCTTGGCAAATATTTAAACCAGCAATAAGTGttaaatttggtaaaaaaatgatgtatgttaattatttagatgAACTTgcacaatttattaatttagatcaattaataattcctCAACAAGTTATTGATCATGATGAacaattaatgatgaaaaatcgTAAAACAGTACCAAAACCACAAACAGTATGTCACTTGGTTCCAATATCAACGACACAATTTGGTGTTagtttacaatttattaaagataataatggTGGTGATCCAATACCACAAATTGTACGACAATGTATTGAATTTCTTGATACACCAGATg caCTTGAAACTGAAGGAATATTTCGTAGATCAGCAAATGTTAAAATGGTTAaagaattacaaaattattgtaatcAAGGTTTACCAGTTGATTTTAAAGGTGATCCACATATTGCTgctgtattattaaaaacatttttacgTGAACTTGAAGAGCCATTAATGACATTTGAATTATACgatgaaatatcaaaatttcaaacattATCTAAAGATGAAAGACCTAGAAAAGTTAAAATACttgtacttgaaaaattaccagaggataattatcaattattaaaatatattgtacaatttttatcaagagtTATGGATAGATGtgatttaaacaaaatgacaTCTAGTAATTTAGCTGTTGTGTTTGGTCCAAATTTAGTTAGAGCACCAGCAACTGTTAGTATGTCTTTATCAGCAATTGGaccaattaatcaatttattgattttctatttgcttatcaagataaaatatttattatttaa
- the LOC122856208 gene encoding uncharacterized protein LOC122856208: protein MQIPWSRSSPVRQISTRCSKIENKLLYGHHDDHSYAKDVLTIERVNDDCLAEIFMYLPACERPKIALVCKQWKRALDYYSWFNVKKLELTYWRYDEYPNLLTKNYPTIDGQFSFLKSLLNKCGRYLTKLDLTAYSHFNIVPVINESCPNLVELQIRIEHIDDAILDNAFTRLLKLKVLKIIFQCFKTHGTFIPVALINSLLNVADTLTELNLSNWSECMEDSTNFPGEITSVS, encoded by the exons aTGCAAATACCATGGAGTAGATCTTCACCTGTAAGACAAATTTCAACACGTTGCagcaaaatagaaaataag CTATTATACGGTCATCATGATGATCATTCATATGCCAAAGATGTACTGACAATTGAAcgtgttaatgatgattgcctggctgaaatattcatgtatcTTCCAGCATGTGAAAGACCAAAAATTGCATTGg tatgcaaACAATGGAAAAGAGCCCTTGATTATTACTCTTggtttaatgtcaaaaaacttGAACTAACTTATTGGAGATATGATGAGTATCCAAATTTATTAACGAAAAATTATCCAACAATCGATGgacaatttagttttttaaaatcgcTGCTTAATAAATGTGGtcgttatttaacaaaattagacTTGACAGCATATAGCCATTTTAACATAGTACCAGTTATCAATGAATCTTGTCCAAATCTTGTAGAGCTTCAAATAAGAATTGAACATATTGACGATGCAATATTAGATAATGCATTTACACGTCTTTTGAAActaaaagtattgaaaattatatttcaatgttttaAAACGCACGGTACATTTATACCTGTTGCTTTAATCAATTCATTGTTAAACGTTGCTGATACATTGACTGAACTGAATTTGTCAAATTGGTCTGAATGCATGGAAGACAGTACTAATTTTCCAGGTGAAATCACTAGTGTAAgttaa
- the LOC122856811 gene encoding rho GTPase-activating protein 1 isoform X2: protein MEADYQPSPARGLTGISNDSEDPYPSLSDYHDYEPNLEFDDTELQTTANNAQLLEEKLDLSSGVTGNVIDYLESPVSDGTIEENFEEALVNAPVIETAEDLAALDEELTDDEDYQDIARLGIVEVVGDDSAGRKVIIVSACKLPSGRDVFNHAKLLRYLTHTLDKFVEQDYSLVYFHHGLTSKNKPSLSWLWQAYKAFDRKYKKNLKALYLVHPTNFIRIAWQIFKPAISVKFGKKMMYVNYLDELAQFINLDQLIIPQQVIDHDEQLMMKNRKTVPKPQTVCHLVPISTTQFGVSLQFIKDNNGGDPIPQIVRQCIEFLDTPDALETEGIFRRSANVKMVKELQNYCNQGLPVDFKGDPHIAAVLLKTFLRELEEPLMTFELYDEISKFQTLSKDERPRKVKILVLEKLPEDNYQLLKYIVQFLSRVMDRCDLNKMTSSNLAVVFGPNLVRAPATVSMSLSAIGPINQFIDFLFAYQDKIFII from the exons atggaGGCTGATTATCAACCAAGTCCAGCTCGAGGATTGACAG GTATCTCAAATGACAGTGAAGATCCTTATCCAAGTCTCTCTGATTATCACGACTATGAGCCAAATTTAGAGTTTGATGACACTGAATTACAAACAACTGCCAACAAtg cACAATTGTTGGAAGAAAAGCTGGATTTGAGTAGTGGAGTTACTGGTAATGTTATAGATTATTTAGAGAGTCCAGTTAGTGATGGtacaattgaagaaaattttgaaGAAGCATTAGTTAATGCTCCAGTCATTGAAACtg ctGAAGATTTAGCAGCACTAGATGAAGAACTAACTGATGATGAAGATTATCAGGATATTGCTAGATTAGGAATTGTTGAAGTTGTTGGTGATGATAGTGCTGGTAGAAAAGTTATAATTGTATCAGCATGTAAATTACCAAGTGGACGTGATGTATTTAATCATGCAAAATTGTTACGTTATTTAACACATacacttgataaatttgttgaacAAGATTATAGCTtagtttattttcatcatggGCTAACatctaaaaataaaccatCATTATCATGGTTATGGCAAGCATATAAAGCATttgatagaaaatataaaaaaaatttaaaagcatTATATCTTGTTCAtccaacaaattttataagaaTTGCTTGGCAAATATTTAAACCAGCAATAAGTGttaaatttggtaaaaaaatgatgtatgttaattatttagatgAACTTgcacaatttattaatttagatcaattaataattcctCAACAAGTTATTGATCATGATGAacaattaatgatgaaaaatcgTAAAACAGTACCAAAACCACAAACAGTATGTCACTTGGTTCCAATATCAACGACACAATTTGGTGTTagtttacaatttattaaagataataatggTGGTGATCCAATACCACAAATTGTACGACAATGTATTGAATTTCTTGATACACCAGATg caCTTGAAACTGAAGGAATATTTCGTAGATCAGCAAATGTTAAAATGGTTAaagaattacaaaattattgtaatcAAGGTTTACCAGTTGATTTTAAAGGTGATCCACATATTGCTgctgtattattaaaaacatttttacgTGAACTTGAAGAGCCATTAATGACATTTGAATTATACgatgaaatatcaaaatttcaaacattATCTAAAGATGAAAGACCTAGAAAAGTTAAAATACttgtacttgaaaaattaccagaggataattatcaattattaaaatatattgtacaatttttatcaagagtTATGGATAGATGtgatttaaacaaaatgacaTCTAGTAATTTAGCTGTTGTGTTTGGTCCAAATTTAGTTAGAGCACCAGCAACTGTTAGTATGTCTTTATCAGCAATTGGaccaattaatcaatttattgattttctatttgcttatcaagataaaatatttattatttaa
- the LOC122856877 gene encoding ras-related protein Rab-21-like yields the protein MATSTSTTTSSNNGYNFKVVLLGEGCVGKTSMALRYVEDKFNDKHLTTLQASFLNKKLNIDGKRVNLAIWDTAGQEKFHALGPIYYRMSNGAILVYDITDEDTFRKVKNWVKELKKMLGSDICLAIAGNKMDFEKDRTVSVEEAEEYAKQVGAVHFNTSAKKNYNIEEIFLDLTKRMMIHADNNEQQKSTLSRSNSMRRNVVVVEDENEQIQTPKSSCCGSS from the exons atggcaacgtcaacatcaacaacaacaagtagtAACAATGGCTATAATTTCAAAGTTGTTTTGTTGGGTGAAGGATGTGTTGGCAAGACCTCAATGGCCTTGAGATATGTCGaggataaatttaatgataaacatTTAACAACACTTCAg GCATcgtttttgaataaaaagttgaatatTGATGGTAAACGTGTTAATTTGGCTATTTGGGATACAGCAGGAcag GAAAAATTTCATGCACTTGGTCCAATTTATTACAGAATGTCAAATGGAGCAATTTTAGTTTATGACATTACTGATGAAGATACCTTTAGAAAG gtcAAAAATTGGGTTAAAGAGTTGAAGAAAATGTTGGGGAGCGATATTTGTTTGGCAATTGCTGGTAACAAAATGGATTTCGAAAAAGATAGAACTGTCTCTGTAGAAGAAGCTGAAGa atatgCAAAACAAGTTGGTGCTGTACATTTTAAcacatcagctaaaaaaaattacaatattgaagaaatatttttagatttaacaAAAAGAATGATGATACATGCTGATAATAATGAACAACaaaaatcaacattatcaAGATCAAATTCAATGAGAAGAAAtgtcgttgttgttgaagATGAAAATGAACAAATACAAACACCAAAATCATCATGTTGTGGTTCTTCATAA